Below is a genomic region from Bacteroidota bacterium.
ATCCTGTCAATTGGAGCGTTAACCAATTTCATAAAAAATTCAATCGCTTCTTTCTGTTCCCGGTGGTGGTCTTTCCACCACCTTGCTCCGGATACCGCCAGATACGTACACGGGGGATGAGCAATCATCATATCCCAACCTGCATTAAGATAATTTAATACATCACCCTGTATATGATTGCCCCTTGATTCTGTAGGGGATATATCGCATGACCAGGCATTATGCCCTTTGGCCTTAAATGCATCCCTTACAATTCCACTAAATTCACAAGCAATTAATATATTCATTAGTTAATCATCTCATTAAAGATTATATGTTTCAATGATTTTAAAAAAATTATGGCCAACTTTTGGCGGGATTGATTATTGCCATGGCCTCTTTTTTGGTTTTGAATTTTTCAGCATATATCTGTCTAAATTGTGGGCAGCATATCCCTATATTAACTGTTATGATTACTTCGTACGCTTTGTCGTTTCTAAACGTACCGGTTTTAATAATCTTGTTTTTATATAATATAATATGCTTGCGGTATTCCCCCATACTATTATTTATTTTCCATTCTTTAATTAATTCGCTCATTGTACACCTCACAAATTGTAGGTTTTATACTGAAATTTCTGCAAATTATGCAAACTTTCAGCATCAGGTATCATCTCTTTTAAATATCTTATATCATTGATTATGAAATGATGGAACAGATACATAGTTGCAGACTGAGATACCGCCGTTTTGTTCAGGTTTGCCAATCTTCTTGTTATCATCCCCATTCCTATGTTTCTGTGCCTCCCAAGATTAATTATTTTGTTTGCGTACTCTACAAGCGGCTTCCCCTCAGGCATAACCTGGTCGGCTTCATCCACCAGGATAAAAACGTTTCCAGTATTCCAATATCCTTTAAGCCAAGTGTTAAACTCTTTCATATCCCCCCTATGTGGGATATATGAGTTTGGATGATTATATTCTGCCATCATGTCCCATACTGCCACTCTGGACAGTTGGCCAATAATATTTTTGGCTAACGTGGTTTTTCCATAACCGCGTTTCCCGCTAATGGTTA
It encodes:
- a CDS encoding DNA cytosine methyltransferase; translation: MNILIACEFSGIVRDAFKAKGHNAWSCDISPTESRGNHIQGDVLNYLNAGWDMMIAHPPCTYLAVSGARWWKDHHREQKEAIEFFMKLVNAPIDRICVENPVGKMSTEYRKPEQYIQPWEFGCGETKKTGLWLKNLPQLEPTNIVSGRIPRIHYMAPGKDRSKNRSRTYKVIAKAMADQWG